The genomic segment CCAGTGAGCTTTCTTTTAGTGGCATCCTCAGGCCAAGAAATATTAACAACTAATGAGCAGATTGCCAATAACTTCAAGGTCCCAAGAGGAGGAACCCTTTCCACTTTGGACACTAACTTTCCTCTGAACCTGCCCTCAGCAAAACTATCTACTTTGCATTCCTCATAAAATAATAGGAGGCCATTTGAGATGAGCCcctttaatttttaatgatcCCACACTCGAACCACAACCTGAGGATAAACTTCTTATTCCAACCTATAACTATTACAGCTTGTAAACTGGAAAGAAACATGTTGTGTATGCTGTTCTGTGGAACGAAAAGCCTTGTGTGGGttgtttcttcttgtttttctgataattacctgcatttttgcatttttaggaggatgtcctgtttttttttcttgtttgctttCAGCTTCAAGGTCAAACAAATTACTGACAAAAGAGAGACTAACAGACACTTTCAAACTCTACCTTTCATGTAACTCCGACATCCAACCTCCTGCCACTCTGTTTCCAGCTCCCCTGTGTTTATCGCTTTTCAACACCGCTAAGGCAATTTCTTCGGACTGGAAGATAGATGTGCACCTTTAGGGTCATGCtgccacaaagaaaaaaaaagacatgaaagaaaaaacatacaaattgaAGCACTGTCGGTGTTACCTCAAGTAGCATGCAAAGTctgataaacacagacacacaaataaaaacatgactgagAATGGgatcttttttgtctttttagatAAAATGAATATGTCTCTGATATTTTACGAATATGAAAGACATATTATAGCCATCATTTAGAAGAGCAGCGATGTTAATGTTAACCGAACCAGATGGCTGTTTGGACAGCAGTTACacctcagagagagaaatgaaaaaaagaatcGCTGCTAATACGTTTATAGCATGCATTAAGACTTCGCATGAATTCCATTTTCTAATGATTATGGTCTGAACCTGTCAGCTTTAATAACAGGTCCGTCCCAAGCTCCCAGAGCTCATACATCAGAGAAATAATTGAGACACCTTCTCTGATGCCACAGACCTCCTAACACGAACTGCctcacacattaacacacacacacacacacacacatacacacacacacacacaaactgtgagATGCACGGAACGCCTCACATTCAGCGATTCTGAAATGAGAATGATCAGGAATAAAGTAGATCATATGCTGATTTCATTGTGGGAACAGGTGTCCTTGCGTGACACACCATTAATCAATCAAAACTTAACAATGAACTCCTGACTCTGGTggtcatgacctttgacctcatccATGAACATGTATCTGAGAGAGACCAAAGAGGGTTGAAACTGCATGAACCCAAAACTGGGTTAGACCAGTTATAgcctgaagaaaaacagcttttgtgACTAATAACAAAAATTCAATGGTCAAAGTCTGACGatgatttacattttcttaactcaacaaattgtatttatatagaTTTATTCAACACACCCTTGTTAAATGACTTGATCCTACTAACAAGTAATGTCTGTGCATTCAGATCCTCTGTTGTTCAAAAGagccacactgctgcactgcaggACATGTTCCTTTATTACAATGAACATGGGCACTTCGTCCCAAGGTACACCAGCCTGCCTCCTAAAATACTTActgatgcaaaaataaaaaaatagaaaataaaaaatgtggcTCAAATGATTACACTATTTACTTCTGTCTCAGTAACTTTTGCTTGcagctgtttcaggaaattATTCACCCTTCTTTGAACCTGCATTAACAGAATTGttagaggcttttttttttggcaacaagaacaaaaacacagcattgACATCATCACCTTATGAGGCTGACATGGCGAGTGCGTGAgagacatggagcaacatgGGAATTCATTTTAAGTCAAGTTTTTGTCCATCTGATGGATGGACGTCCAATATTCACCCTCCATTTTACATCTGTTTTGGTCGTCATGAGAAAAGTATCTTTAAGTGCTAAACACTCACCAGCTTGTCGCtcagtttgtctgtcttttgtgtggtgctttttttttttttggctgaagACAGCTGCAGGTAAAAATGAAGCCATGGgggcagtgagagtgaacccaACCATTAAAGTTTCAGGCcaggaaaccaaaacaaatagCTGTAAGACGCTAAAATGGTCTGTACAGCCGAGTGGGACTGCTATGTTATGTGGATTTGTCACAgcaacccctttcacattaaacattgtcatttgatcTAATGTTAGTTTAGAAAGTTTAAACTGCAGCCgcttttaaaattaaagtaCAGACTATGTTCATGacctgttttttaaaagtttgacaTCTTCAGTGGGAACAAAAAGGCTCGAGGGTGCGAGCCACAGACAAGcagttttggtgttttaatgcgatttgttaacaataacagaaatgtaGATCGACACCAGCATTATCTTTTAAGTGTAAATGTAACATTTGCTTTGcagggctctttttttttttttaacaaccaTTTTTTCAAAGCAGTTCAGACTGCGGTCTTGAATTAAATTTCTATATGAGCGAATTTTTCAAGCAATGAGTTATCATGACCTCAGGTACTAACCCTCTGATGAAACCACACAGTTTCATACAGTGGCAAGCATAATAATTCAATCTGTCACATTCATGtattaaaataatgtgaaaagaATCCAGGCTCTGGAAAACCACTGACAGAAATACAATAACATGTTGCAGACAAATAATTTAAGGCAAACAGAAGTGAACCTGCTCACGAGGACTCACAGAAAACCTTTAGCTATAAACATCACTGCTGGTTCCCAGGGTGTCATAATAATGTGAAAGGATTTCATCAGTAATGCTGTTTATCAGGCTGAACGTTTGGATGGCAGACAACATCagcaaggaaagaaaaatcattCTGACTTGAAGGATTACAACAATTCTGACATAGTGATGGAccctgaaaacaacacattcatcCACTgcttttcaaacactttcatcAAACTGACTGTGGATCTTTTGAGAATCTCTGCAGAGTTAAACACAGgaatatatacacacacccacccactaCAGTGTAATCCAGGTGACCTTGAACAGTTATGGCACTGCAGAGTCTCCATGGTGATGCACCTGAAATACTAACAAAGACAAGGTGCAGCTTTTATAGTCTTCTCTGCTTGAAAGTCAGAAATAAGATTGACAGAtgttcttctctgcagagcttCACTGCTACTACTTAAGGGGGTGGATGACAAGTAAATACATATAGTAATGGAAGCAGCTTAGTGGGGAAATGGGTGTAAAGGGAGAGAAACATAGAGACTATAATTAGATATGAGCATTTGGAAAAAAAGCCACTGCAGACAAATATTTTCTTAGAACTACATGTGAATAGTGAAAATGTGATTAACGAAAGGTAAAAAATGTATAGGAGCGGTTTCTTTACTTTATATTATATACTGATCCTGGTTTTGCAATACAGTGCTGTCTCAGTGAATTATATCCACAGATGATTCGAAGTTTAATCCACATATGTGAAAGCTTGAAGCCAATCAGGCCACAAGCTgtgaagtgataaaaaagtgtgtgagtgtagggTGGGGGGGTTATAGGTGTAAAGTGAAGGAATCAGCTGCTGGCTGGCTGCCAGCAGGGTTGCTTATGCTCTGTAGGCATCGATCTATTTTCCAGCCCAGATGGTTGCGATTGCTTTGGGAGGAGGAGATATGAGCTCTACCTGACAAGGATTAGAATCAAATCTGTCTCGATGTgctgttatttttcaaaatcaGCTCCTTTACATGCTTCACTGATATACACAAATatcattttttgttaatttgGTTTCACAATGAACAGTCTTTCAATCAGCAGTAATACACTCCTGCATGTGTCGGCTTGACAGTGCAATAAACCAGGACACAGTAAATCAAATGCACAAGTATTCATACAtagatgtgttttaaatttgGACTGAATAAGAACAATATTTGTTGCTTACAGGTGAACATTGACGATGCTGTGGATATTGGATCCCTACGAGTGGGAAACATTGTGTAATGCTTTATTGTAAGGGTCTGTAAATTCCTAATAATTTAGctggaaaagaacaaaaaggtTTGTAACTTCAATAAAATGCTAAGCTTTTACTCAGAACACACTGGTTCAGCTGAACgtgcaaaaatgtcacattttcacGAAGTTTTCAGGCCTGGTTTAGATGTATTTGACGCACTGATCAACACCACCACAGGAGCTTGATTTTTTATCATCACAGcgcttaaaatgtcatttaacaaAGCAGCGAGGTAGAAATGTCATCTGCCACTGATGTTCATCTTTGACCCTAACCTTTTACTAAGAAGGTCTTTGCACACTGTATATGTGATACATTGACCCTCAAACTTTATTCAACCTCATGTAACCTCGCTGTTGTACttgaatgaaatattcatagAGCATTTGGTTTAAAGGGTTTAAATAATTGATTgcacaaaataatcaaaatgtatCTGTTTTGCCAGACACACTTTTATTCATAAAGTGGGGAGATTTTAATAGAAACAttaagagaaaatgaaaaacactaacaagagagaagagaaactttTATCTGATggtgttcattttctttcatgaatcaatttagtttttttccacTGATCATTTCACACACAACCCACATCTAACCAGCAGTCAATGCTAATGCTTCATGTGCAGCTCATAGAAAAAAACTGCCATCATGCATAGAGTCAGGCCAATTAAGTCAAACTGCTCTTTACTGCTCACCACAAATGCATTTAGACCAGTGTGTTTCAGACTCGAAtccttcctttgttttcctgcagtatGTGAGCTAATGCACCAGTGCAAATCCATATTTGTTCACCCTTTTTGTGACAAAACccacctttatttatttaaattcctCTCACCACACAGAAAGCAGtgacacaattttttttttctaaagatgtAACATAGGAACTTATACCTCTGTGCTGACcgagaaacaagaaaacaaatcttCAACAAATTTTAAGCcgtttttttctttgatgtcGACTCATTTGTGGCCCAGTCTCTTCATCTTGTATACCGCTAAAAGCTGATACATAAAATGTCTCTGTGATGAAAGAACTCTTCTGGGATGTGAGAGCACTCTGACATTGTTAGCTGGATGCATTTGCCGGTAATGGGTGAATAAACATGATGGAGTGAGCAGAATGAAAATGGATAAGCACTAGTGGTGGCTATGAAATGTAGGAATCAAGTTCAAACTGCGATTCCTTTACAAGCAGTGGTGATGGAAAGTCTCCacatatctatctatatttCTTCCTCAAAAATCATTTGTTGGGTGTAATGATCAGTAGCGTCACTCCAACCTTCCTCATTCAGTATTTTGTGAATAAAGGAGGCCACTGTTTCCATGTTCCCTTTCATGTCACTGTATTTCTCCATTCTAATAGGTGCAACACCAGCAATACGCCAAGTACTTCAACCAGCTATACAGCAGTGTAATACTTAATGAAGCAAGAATTTAAAGCAGCTAGAATTAGTATATGACTCTTTTATCTGAAAGACGACGCTCAGtcacaaacccacagagaactTACTAAATGCAGTTACCATCAGTTTTgatgtctttcagctcattgtttactgttttggttcactcctTCCACTCCCACTGCTTCACTTTCCGGAtggttttcagcaaaaaaaaaaaaagctctaaaaccGGCCAGATCAGCACCAAACGATAGACAGCCAAAAGTTAACGAATAGCTTGTGAACACAGggcagcatttagcagctaaaccaGCCAGATATTTCCTGCAGTGGTTGGTGAAGACGAAATCAGGACTACAAACGTGACTCCAAAAATCAAAGTGTATGTTGAAGATATTTGGGTAACTGTATGCTAACAAGTTTGCCATATCAATGTAAAACACTTCCAGTTATTGCAGCTTTAAGCACTTTTCCCACCACTGATAATGAAGTACAACAAATACTGGAGGTTAGCATAAGAGtaagagtaaaaaaagaaaaaaaaaagccacacatATTGAGCGGGAAATCAGTATTGAGAACAAGGGGATGAAACCGgctaaaaataaattcaatttcaCAACTCCTCTTCTCCCTGACAGAAAAGGGCCATGTGAGTCTGTTGGTGTCATGGCAGTCAGGTCCATTTGGGCTTCTCGTCAGCctgtgcagctctgcagctgggTGTAGGGCAAATGAATTATTCTCTGGCTGTGGATCAGCCAGTGGCACTGAAAGGCGATTCCAGACTGTACTGTTGCTTCTCTTGGGCTGGAGTTTCATAAACGTCTCATGAGTGCATCTTTAGTCATGAAGGTGACCCACCTCTCCTGAGGCTGCGGGGCTACTGCGTACCGTCGTGTCGCTCTTCTTCATGAAAACCAGGAGAGAAACTAGTCGGCTGAGCTGCGGTTTGGAAGCATCGCACCGCTGCCTGAGTAATTCATCTGTGCCTGTAGCATCCATTTGCATAGTATTTCCGCAAGTGAGCATTCACTGAACCACCTGCTAAGTCCTTGTGATTACTAATGTGTTCtgctgagataaaaaaaaaggtctttatATGACTAAATGGTGCATGAAGGGGATTCTATCCACTGACCATTATGTTGTTAGTCTGTCTGATCTTCATTTCTGCGACTGAAATTCATGCTCAGCAACTCAAATAAAAGGAATGCATTGAATTagattgattatttatttagtcttCAGTCAGAACATGCATCGTCTGTCTTtttatactgatatttttagTGTATTCATAGAGAGagtttgtagtttttttccccatctaTGCAGAGATTCAGTCACAGACGACAATAAGTCACaactttgtcatattttctgCTGTGCCGTTGTTCCCTGCGAGATAGATCCGTGCCACAGGAGAGAAACATGACAGGGAACTTTCGCACATTACTTCTCcctgtttatttctctgatGTCATATCCTGGGTGCAGAGCTGAGCGTTTAATTTAAAGTCTTTGAAAAAATAGATCAACAAACACTTTTGAGTTGCCTAATGAAGCCAGGTAGATACACATAATTAACTGATGAGCTGAATAATGAGGATGCAGACGGCTGTTGACTGATGATATCTGATGATGCACGATTCCTTCCGAGCTTCGGATGAAGAAACGTGTAAAGCAAAAGTGAATGAATTTAGTATAAATTATATTTGGACTTTTTCTCCCCGTTGAATCGACTTGACATAAACTCAGATTCATCCTGTGGCGCCACAATATGAAGTGTCTCCAGCTGGGGAGGAACAGAATATAGAAGTGGCAGATTAGGAAACAGTTAAGAGCTGTCAGTGTTCAGCCACAACCTCCTCCCCTTCTCTATTTATGCATCTTTTCCTCCTCACCCgcctgccctccctccctctctacttctctccctccccacaCTCTTCAACCCCtcgacacaaacacatcagagacagacagcctGCTTCAGAGTCTCGTCTGGTAACATGCTGTGTGCGTAACCACTATATTTCGAACTGTCTGATTCCACACAATTAATTTTCGGACATGCACTAGCTTAAACAAATCTgatgaaaatgttctttaattcatgtttttgcatgtgtattATTCGAAAGTGTCGATTTTGGAGGACTACAGCCTGTGTGGCCCGCAAGTAATGATTTCATAATGTAGGCAGCCACTCAAGTACTAACTGTCTGTAAATGGAGAAGGATCAATATGAAATGCACTGTACGGATGCACCGTGGTGCTTTTCATGAATCCTACTAAAATCAATCACTGTACATCACTTGCAATATTCACCATCAATGACTGATGGACgtgaaacaacagcagcagccgccTATTACTGCCCTGCCCACATGGAGGAAGAGGATTTAGAAAAATTGAACTTCTACAAGTCGCTGTTACGGTCACACAGAGGCCTTTTGTCATCACAGACAGCTTTGTCTTGGaaatctccccctctctcactgGAGCTCTTTGTATGACAATGAAATAACTATGATAATTATTATGATGGATGTGGATTTCAATACTCTGCCCCCTGCTTTTAGAGATGATAGATGAAGTTTTCAAGCCAAAACCATATGAAGACTTTATCCTGATCGAAAAGAAAACACCAAAGAGCAATGAAACAGAAGTCACTGAACATACTATATATCTGAATGAATTACAGATGGACTCCACAATCACTCGTCATCAATAAGACGCTTCACTCTGTCGGTCTGTGTAAACTATCTTCATGAAAAGGACATATTGGATTTACTGTTCTACCACAAATGATCAATGGCTGCTTGAATCTGCTTCAAGCGCAGCATAACAAGTGTTCAGTAATTAGTTGGATGACTCCTCAGCCTCTTCTGTTCTGCCAAAACTGGAGGCACTGGCATCATGAGCAgtgcttttcattgttttcccaTGATGTTGCATCGCCAAATGTCATGTATTTTCCACAACAAGATACATGTAATTTGGGAGATAGCTCCGCTGGGAGTGCATAGTGGAAATAATTGCGCAGCTGCGCAGGACAGGAAAAGGACTCTTAATAGAGTGTGCATGTGCCCTCAACTGCAGTaagtaaatagataaatatgGAGGAGATTCAGAATGGACTTTTAGTTACACAGTGACGTTAAAATTGCACTAAAACGACACGgtactgatttttttctttccattatcAACATGAGAAAAAGCTAATATTAACTCAAATAAGCATAAGATTCATATTCCAAAAGCAGCAGTGGAAGAGGTCAAATATTTGACTTCATTAAAAATAGCAACACTGTGTAAAAACACCATCTTGCTGGCAAAATCTTACTTCAGTCAAAGTATATATAGaggtatgaaaatgtaatatttgtcaTCTGTAAAACAGAATGTTGtttaagtatcaaaaataaaagtactcattatgcagaatggccTTTCAGAGCAACAtcaatatatattatattactgtttttttttatctatgcATTAACATGCAAGCAGCATGTGAATGTTGTATGTCAAGCTGGAGCTAATTTAAACCACTTTATATGCTGACGTTAAGTTATACGTACAACAGAGCACCATCATTTATACACTCATCATAATATTGGTATTTGTGaagtaactatagctgtcaCACAAATATGCATGAAGAGTACAATATCTCCCTCTGGAATGTAGTTGCGTAGGAAGAAGCAAAAAAGTGGAAAATTGTACTTGTTCCttatgtaaatgtacttaattactttaAAACCACGGTCCAAAGggggatttttcttttgctgtgaTATTTAATACAAATAATCTGAGTTTACTGAAGGATTAtctctgacatttttcattatctGCTCAGAAACAgatttaatattgttttattacagTGATAGTTAatcactttttcaaatttggaaaGAACTGCATATGAACAGGAGTGCTGAACTACAGAAAATAACCTATTACCTCTGTTTGGGATCCCAGAGACCCCAGCTGTAAAACTGTTATACaatgagatagatagatagatagatagatagatagatagatagatagatagatagatagatagatagatagatactttatttatcccctaagacctaggggaaattcattgATATTCAAATGCTCTATGTCTTTTAGTGGTATTAACAatatttattctatttctatttggatttctgttttggagttttataatagtttgttgatgagagatGTAACAGGGAGTCAAACCTTGTAATCTACGTTTCTGAACGTCTCACCAAAGGACTGGAGCTGAAAATTATCCAAGCTAACCTGGCTAACACTGGCACATCTACAGAAATGCTGCGTGTTGTCCCTATGAATAAATcaagaaatgaattaaaacttCTTTGTGGTCTAATCAACAACAAAACGAGACTGAGCCCATATAACATTTGCTACAGACTTAGTAAGCAGTTTTAAAGACATAAGACATAGAAGCCATTTATTTGAAACACAgatcctgttgttgttgttgttgttgttgttgttgttattgttgttgtccggctgttgttttgttcctgTACAAACGCTCTAGTTGTGGATGATGCTCAGGGATGCGCTTCCTCCTGCGCTCACACACCTCAGACCACGTGACCAGCAGGCGCACAAAGCGGAGCCTTATAAACGCCCGCTccctcaaacacactcactcacacacatacacacacacatacacacacactcactcactcactcactcactcactcactccatCGCCTGCCTGTCTGGCTTCACTGTGGCTGACACTGACAGTGTCCGGTGATAATTATCAACAGCTGTAATTTCTCACCGGCCTCTTGTTTGATTGGAGTTACTGTGACCGCTGGTGAAGACTGACGACAACAGCGGGTGTAACTGGTTTACTCCCAGTTTAGttcaattttttgttttgcgTCATGGATCGATGCAAGTGCTGAGAAAATCAAggtacgtttttttttttattgttatttctttttaatcactttttcctcctcaagttaattttgcttttttttttattttattcgtTTTTCTTATCAATAGTATTGTTGCCCCATTTGTGCGTTAAAGCTTTGATCCAGAGAGACAACATGAGAGATATTTGTTCTTTCGAACTTGAAGGTATTTCATTAGCAGCGGTTAATTGGCCAACATTGTTGTCCtcttcagaaaaacaaaacaaaacatcttacTCCGAAACCTCCATGTTCAGCTAACTGTTTCTTAATGAACATCATCATTACCGACATCAAATTGGAAAATGGATCATTGGACATATATGTACACTCTTTATCCCGTTTCTCCCTTGATGCCTAATTAATCCGATtattactgaaaaaaaagaaaagcttaatGCTTAATGACCTCCTTTAATTATGAAGAAAGCCCTGGCTGTCCTACATACTTAATGTAGTGATTTCCCCCGAGGCTGCACAGGTTTGTCATCAACTGTTCAGTTTCCCACTATTGTCTGGGATGCATCTGCTCTCAGAGTCAGCTGGCTGATACACAGATTCCCCCCAGTATCTCCCAGCAACAAATTCATTTTCCACTATATTAATCATATGAATGAAACTCAATGTACTCTgatatttggacattttaatcTAACAggatgtatttattcatttttgaatgACTTCTTTACTTAAAgaatttgtgcttttcttttttttttcttcatagaTGTGCTTTTGCATGGCTCTAATGCTGTTTCACCACCACACACCTCTCCACTGAGCATCTCTACAGCCACAAACCAGCCATGAAGTTGGCTCTGCACAGGGTAGCAGGCACCACCATGAGCACGTTAACAACAGGTGTCCAGTATCTTGGCTCCAATGACGCCAGCTACGACGACCCATCCATTGACCCAAGCCTGATCAAGAACAAATTCCACTTTGAGAAACCTCGCTCTGCCTCCATTAGTAACTCCCTCCCTGGACTTGTCCCTGGAAACAAGGAGGTCATTTACAGTGGCCTCTCTCCCATATTCCCCACCAACATATCAGACTTTCTGCTGGGTAATGGCACCTCTGTGGAGAGCGGAGGACCGGCACAGTGCGGAGAAGACTTTGTGGACAACATGGAGTGTTTTATGATTCTGACTCCTGGTCAGCAGCTCGCAGTCGCTATCTTGGCACTCACCCTGGGTACATTTACGGTGCTGGAGAACCTAATGGTGCTGTGCGTGATCCTGCACTCGCAGACGCTTCGATCTCGGCCATCCTACCACTTCATAGGCAGTCTGGCTGTGGCTGATCTGATAGGGAGCATCATTTTTGTCTACAGCTTCCTGGACTTCCATGTCCTCCACAGGAAGGACAGCCCtaatgttttcctctttaagcTGGCCGGGGTCATTGCCTCCTTCACTGCCTCTGTGGGAAGTCTGTTTCTCACGGCGATCGACCGCTACATCTCCATCCACAGGCCCATGGCATACAAACGCATCGTGACGAAGACTAAAGCAGTCATTGCCTTCAGTATGATGTGGACAATCTCCATCGTCATCtcactgctgccactgctggGCTGGAACTGCAAGCGCCTCAACTCTGTTTGCTCAGACATCTTCCCTCTAATTGACCAGAAGTACCTGATGTTCTGGATCGGGATGACCAGCATCTTGGTCCTGTTCATCATCTACGCCTACATGTTCATCCTCTGGAAATCCCACCACCACGCCGTCCGCATGCTGAGCCGCAGCTCCCAGAGAAGCGTGATTGTCTACACCGCAGAGGGGACTAAAGTTCAGACAGTGAGGCCCGAGCAG from the Seriola aureovittata isolate HTS-2021-v1 ecotype China chromosome 13, ASM2101889v1, whole genome shotgun sequence genome contains:
- the LOC130180199 gene encoding cannabinoid receptor type 1B-like, with product MKLALHRVAGTTMSTLTTGVQYLGSNDASYDDPSIDPSLIKNKFHFEKPRSASISNSLPGLVPGNKEVIYSGLSPIFPTNISDFLLGNGTSVESGGPAQCGEDFVDNMECFMILTPGQQLAVAILALTLGTFTVLENLMVLCVILHSQTLRSRPSYHFIGSLAVADLIGSIIFVYSFLDFHVLHRKDSPNVFLFKLAGVIASFTASVGSLFLTAIDRYISIHRPMAYKRIVTKTKAVIAFSMMWTISIVISLLPLLGWNCKRLNSVCSDIFPLIDQKYLMFWIGMTSILVLFIIYAYMFILWKSHHHAVRMLSRSSQRSVIVYTAEGTKVQTVRPEQARMDLRLAKTLVLILVALIICWGPLLAIMVYDLFGKVNDVIKTVFAFCSMLCLLNSTVNPVIYAMRSKDLRRAFLNICRVCQGATQTLDTSAESDWNSKSVRGTAGGAGKDGAGCGNARVKVAQVTVSGVTETSTAEAV